The Cololabis saira isolate AMF1-May2022 chromosome 5, fColSai1.1, whole genome shotgun sequence genome segment TGAGAAGCACAAGGCTTTTCCCTTTAAGGAAAGACACAAGAAAGCACATTGTTTTAGATGAAATTTGACCAACTGCAATTCATCTGAGGTAATTTGTACaggatttttgtatttttacaggaaaaaggaaaatctgATTTCTGCAGTATATTCAGCCAACTTGaggaaaaaatgtataattatgGATGTGATACTTTCTTTGTTGTCTTAAAGATCTGGTTTAATTTGTCCAATATTTCTGGGAAACCTGCCGCCTCAGTTCCAGTCAAATCCGAGTTGGGCAGATGTCGTTTTCTCGGTCTCAgcattagaaataaagtgataagTTGTCTGTTTGTAGTCTGGGACCGGTTTATTCCAGGGACTGGTTTGGGTTCAAAGCGGTCAAGAGAACCGCAGAACAtcacatgagggggggggggggggtccgtgGACTTCGCAGCCAtcggttttttgttttgaaatgacaaaataaaaatatagatataatccgtttcccatcttttgttttgataataaaaaacggaaaacggatcgttatccgttatccgatttcattgatgtgtttgaaaatcgaaattgggaattaaaacagcgagtggaaaactcttttctctatttcctattcgtttccaatggggggggcagtatgttagagttcagtacatgttattgattattgattggacgctgcagctgaacggactgtcacaacatcactgcagtttcatgacggagtgaagacagattacagattaaactcaggtttcactcccaggtttcatatttgatttattttctgtttcaacattaaaaaaaatctaaaactgttaattttcaatctgatcaacaaaagaaccagaaacagctttcttcatttattactgcgcatgtgcaatccccccatttgtccaatccttgttttcagtaggaataggaaatagagaaaagagttttccactcgctgttttaattcacaattttgattttcaaacacatcaatgaaatcggaaaacggataacgatccgttttccgttttttattatcaaaacaaaagatggggaacggattattttgaattatttctctatttttattttgtcatttgaaaacaaaaaacggatggccgcgaggCACACGGAGCGGGCGGCACACCGGGGGCTTTTCTGCTCTCACCTCAAAAAACTGAACTGCTGAAGACCAGATTTCAGATCATCGTGGCTTTGAGAAAATCAGGAAGAGATTTAAAGGCCCCCCACTGTGCCGGCCCTCACCTGTGGTTCAGCGGTTCTCGGGTCGACGTGTGAACCGAGGTTCAGTGAGAACCTGCCAGGAACCAGAGCTTAACGCTCCCTGAACCGCCCTGGACCCCCACAGTCCCGCTCCCGTCACTTTAACAAGAAACAAGTGGCCCAGGCCGATGTTTGGTGTCAGCAGCTCAGTTACGTCTCATCCGAGTTCACAGCACTTTGTTCTTCTGGCCTTCACAAAGGAAAAGGGTTGCAAACTGACCTTTAGGTGGTTTTGAATGTAGTTTTGCTTTAAGCCTCTAGACTGCAGCGCTGAGAGGAGCTCCAGGCATCGTTTCCTTTTAAACTTTGCTGgatttacaattttaaaaatgGACTTAcacagtggttgttgtttgtttttgtttttttctcgttATCTTGGGATGGTATTTTATTTATGACGTGTGATTGTAGCGCTGCGTGCGGAGAGATCGAGCTTCTCCGGAGTGTTTTCTGTACAGATGTAGAGCAGTTTAGAGGAGCTGCTGTCCTTTTTAAATACCGTTTGTATATGTGACATCACCGCCGGCTCTTTCCAGATCATCATGCATCATGAGagggaggagagcaggaggactGAAGCCAGAGACTGATGGTGTCTAGAGACTGATGGTGTTATTTGGAGATGGATCTGCCGTGATGTGGAACAGCTGCAGTACTGTAAACCCTGTAAAACCCTCCAACTGTCCCACTTCCTTCATGTATGTGACTCCAGTCGTGTTCAGGATGAAGCTGGTTTTGATGTCCCCCCCACTCACACAACTCACTCCGTtttaaaatgtcacatttaaGCTGAAGTTATGTCAAACTGCAGTTAATCAAGTTCACATTATTTTGTACCACTGATTTAGTTTTCAGGTTTGAGTGTGAAAAATGTTGGATGTGCCTTATTTAATTCACACCCAAATAACCAAATAATAAAAGTGAGTTggataaatactttttttttcctccttttgtcatttgtagtcttcaaataataaataaataattcagtgTTGGGGTCTTAGGACCATACACATCAGTGGAGCTGCGTTACCATgagtcaccatggcaactgCCTCTTATCATTagatcgggggtcggcaaccctcgGCTCtacagccgcatgcggctctttagcgctgccctagtggctcctggagctttttcaaaaatgtttgaccttttttttcctttttttcttctttttttcttctttttttcctcttttttttcctttttttcttcctttttccttttcctttttaattcaacttttttctcaacatttttttgctctttagcgccgccctagtggctcctggagctttttcaaaaatgtttgaccttttttttcctttatttcttcttttttttcctctttatcttctctttttccctttttttcttttttttcttcttttttctctttttttcttcctttttccttttcctttttaattcaacatttttctcgacatttaaaattttttcccgacatttcgactttttcttgaaattttgacttttttctcaaaatttagactttttttctcaacattttgcctttcgccatttgccttcattataAGGCTTatataagacttttcattttttgcggctccagacatttgttttttgtgtttttggtccaatatggctctttcaacattttgggttgccgacccctgcattaGATCATCTTCATTCAATTGTAGCAGGAAGTGAGCTTGATGGCATCTTTTTGTGGAAAAGTAACACCTTTCTGAGCAGGGGAATCTgtcattttaatatttaatgactAATATGATGTGACGAGGGCTGAAGTGTAGACTTTCTACCTCCAGCCGACCTTCcatgttgagaaaaaacagTTAAGTGTTACAACGTAATTCAAATATAACAGGCTCAAAGTCGTGGCTTGTTCACATTAAATTGGCCCCAACAAAGAGAAATCATTCAACATGCTTCAGCTTTATTCCAGTTTCTTAATCACGCAGACCACCTAAAATCCTGTGAAATTCTTCTGTATTTGCTCAGGTTTGTGGCCGGGCCGTGGCCTTACTTAATGgtaaattcaaattaaacaaactaataagaaaaaaatcatgAGCCAGTTCTGCACATCATCTCCTCTAATTCAGCTTTGTTCAGCATCCCTGATAATTGCTCAGTTGTAAATTAGGAAAtggctaaaaaataaatactgttTGATGTGAGTGCATACGACTTGTGTTGTGATAGTTGCAAATGCACAGGTGGGTGAAAAGATCAGTTATGCCATTTTGAGTTTAAACTAGAAGAAGAACCTTGTGTAAACTGAACCAAGAATTTCTTTCAATTTAcaaacagaaaaatgtgtgaatcCAAAGGTTTCTAGCAAAGGGGTAATTTATGTCCAAAACTTCTCAGATTTAGGAAGCTTTCATGAATGTGCCCCAGAGTCCGGAGAGGTTTCAGCCCATCGAGAATGAGCCGTTGTTCCAGGCCGAGCTGGCGGTCCAGGTTTTCCAGGATCAATAAAACGATACCGAAACAAAACAGAGTTAACTGAACGGTCCAAAGTTATGACGTTTGGAGAGTTCAGGGGACTCAGCCATATTTGATCCTTTTCCAACTGAGAACCATGATCCCAGATTTTACCATCCCTGCCGTTTTTACACTCTGTCATAAACCAATCCAAGGAAAGCATAAGATCAGGGTTCAATGAAGgcaaaataactaaataatcTGCAACAAGCAGAGGCAGAATCTGAATTCTGAGAATTTGCCACCAAACCAGAAGTTCTGTCCATAAAGGTTATGAACAGAATCTGTGACTAAAGGGAGTCCTGATGGAGTCCAAGCTTCATGTGGGACAAATCTGACTCAGTACTGGAGGTGCGAACCCTGTAACCTTTCCCGAGTCCATGGGCCAAACCTCCTCTAGAGGAGACCTGTTTTTGGgattaaggagatcctcaaagtatatCTTCCACCGTCCAATGAAGCCTGGGTCCAGTTAAGGTCTCCAGCCCCCCCATTATACACTGCTTTACCCACCTGACCTGTGGAGGGAATGGATTTACAATGCTTGCTATTAACTACACATTTCACTTAGTAAGACTTAACTCCCTATTcattttcccctctgtgggactattaaaggtttatcttatcttatttttgCTACTCTGcgagatatacaggactgtctcagaaaattagaatattgtgattttctgtaatgcaattaaaaaaacaaaaatgtcatacattctggattcattacaaatcaactgaaatattcgtgccttttattattttaatattgctgatcatggtttacagtttaagaaaactcaaatgtcctatctcaaaaaattagaatattctgggaatcttaatcttaaactgtaagccataatcagcaagattaaaataataaaaggcttgcaatatttcagttgatttgtaatgaatccagaattaatgaccttttttttttaattgcattacagaaaataaagaactttatcacaatattcaaattttccgagacagtcctgtacagtgtgaaaaagtgtgtgctcccttcctgatttcttatttttttgcatgtttgtcacacttgcatgtttcagatcatcaaacaaattcaaatattagacaaagataacacaagtaaacacaaaatgcaatttttaaatgaaggccctgtgtacccccccccccctaataataaaaaccttgacACAACTATTTGAGTAAACTGTGACTAGAGCGGTGTCTGGACTTAAAGATAAACCAAGTCAGATCACTggaaacattttatttaaaggtctttttttttacagaaatgcAGCAAAAAACATCCCCACCTACAGCCACAACAACGTTTGTAGGTTTATTTCTATTCTTTTGCTGCTGTCTTCAGCCTTGGTTCCTGTGCGTCAGCAGCGGGGCTTCTCCTCGGGGCCGGTGCTGCTGAACAGGCTCCTCAGGAACAGCAGCTGCAGGTACCCGGAGGTGACGATGAGGAGGCTGAGGGCCATGGACCACCACGTGATGTAATGGGAgttgttcagcagcaggaagtaGTCGGCGCTCCTGTGCATGTGGCCAAAGGTGTAGTAGCGGAACATGTGGAACACGTACCGGTCTACTCTCTGGGTGGTTTCCTGGAAAGAGAAATGAAGCATCAAACATTTAAAGTTCCTCATGAATCTGGAACAGCCCTGGATCTGGTGTGTTGTTTACTCATGTCGGTCCAATTACTTATTTAATTTCTGCAGACGATTGTTTCATTTTGTATAATGgttcagctgcagcaggagtTGCTACTGAAGAGTGACACATTACACCGGTATTAAACTAGGATTAAGCTGGTATTAAACCGGCATTAAACCAACAATAAACTGGCATTAAACTAGGATTAAGCTGGTATTAAACCGGCATTAAACCAACAATAAACTGGCATTAAACTAGGATTAAACCTGTTTTAAACCGGCATTAAACCTTTAATGAACCAGTATTAAACCTGGCATTAAACCTGTGTTAAACTTGCACTAAACGGGCAATAAACCTGGATTAAACTGGTATTAAACCAGTATTTAACCGTCATTAAACTAGGATTAAACTGGTATTAAACCCATAGTAAACCAGCATTAAACCTTTAATAAACCAGAATTAAACACGGCATTGAACCTGTATTAAACTTGCATTAAATCGGCATTAAACTGGTATTAAACCAGTATTAAACCGGCATTTAAATAGGATTAAACCTTTAATAAAACTGTATTAAACAGGTATTAAATCGGCATTAAACCCATAGTAGACCGGCATTACACTAGGACTAAATTAGCATAAAACCGGCATTAAACTAGCACCCCCTGGGATTAAACCGGTATTTAATCAGTACTGAATCAGCACCGACGGGGCCGTCTGGGATAACAAAGTGCTGCAGTGACATATTTCGACTCCATTATATCTGCAATACAGCAGGTTGGTAGATGTTGGATTTTTTCATTGTGACTGAATGACCTGCGACCAGCCGTGGTGACAACAGACAACAGCTCAGAGTCACATGACGACATTTTACAGCTATGATAAGTACCAGGGGCGTCAGCAGCATATCTTGAAGTCTGCGGGCTGGGATTTGTTTCACGGCCGTCCCAGAAATCAAAGAACAGAAGTTTCACAAGAGTAATCTCAGAGAGAACAGGAAACGGTTGGATGTTGACAGGATGAGTGACAACAGAGTTTCATATCTGGGTGAAAGCAATAAAACAATCTACGATGGAACGACCTGATCACGATGGTTTTCACCTCAATGATGCTCAGCGTGTTGTTCAGCTCTTTGCCCActtcctccttcttcttcttctcctcctcccggCCCTTGGAGGCGTCTGTTTGGACATCGTAGTAAACGCCGAAGCTCAGGTAGACCTGCATGTTGCTGAAGCGGTTGTGGAAGTTACTGAAACACATCTGGTAGAAacctggaagaggaggaaatataaaagaaaagacCGGTCAGAACACTTGGCAGGTCCAGTCTCAGGAATAATaatccctttctttcttctttgtcTGGTTATCTGAGCTGTACatttataaccagtactggagttgtaaaagaaaatcaggggggatggtggatttgatcatatggggacagataatttgtgctgattacaaataatataatatattacaaataatagcagtgaccaaaacacctgcagaaatactgcaggaatgacatagcagcagttaaatgcagccttctgtaagctttaaatatccactgggcttacatcaaatacatcaaaacacaacaataaaaaacagttttctgaacttatcaatatgactctgtccttcacaggataagtaacatggatcactgcaaaaactcagtcttatttttagttaaaatgtcttattttagtaaaaaaaatctcattacacttaaaacaagactcatcactggaaaaaacaacaattttcacctgtttcaagtatattttcacttgaaataagtagaaaaatctgccagtggaacaagatttttttgcttgtaataagaagataaatattgtccaactggcagatttttctacttatttcaattgaaaatttacttgatggtgatgactctaaatgttgaaatagcagtaaaaccaccttcattgatgaaatgacataagggatggaaaggaaggATGtaagttttactggggggatgatttggaccgaaAGTTAGACCTGTTTCTTTGGCCTCGAAGTTGATCTGGTCCGTTGCGTCATCGACCTTGGACACCAACAGACCGCCAGGAGCGTTGACGGTGACAGACAGGTGTCGGTCATGGCCGATTCCCGTCACCCACTGGACCTGcaaacagtcaatcacatttcctGAGCGAGATTCAATTGAGattcttttaacccttgtgctgtctttgggtcaaggaaggaggaagggaagaaggaaggaaggaaggaaggaaggaaggaaggaaggaaggaaggaaggaaggaaggaaggaaggaaggaaggaagggaagaaggaaggaaggaaggaagggaagaaggaaggaaggaaggaaggagggaaggaaggaaggaaggaaggaaggaaggaaggaaggaaggaaggaaggaaggaaggaaggaaggaagggaggaaagaaggaaggaaagaaggaagggaggaaggaaggaaggaaggaaggaagggaggaaagaaggaagggaggaagggagggaggaaaaaaggaaggaaggaaggaaggaaggaaagaaggaaggaaggaaggaaggaaggaaggaaggaaggaaggaagggggagggaaggaaggaaggaaggaaggaaggaaggaaggaagggaggaaagaaggacggaaggaaggaaggaagggaggaaagaaggaaggaaggaaggaaggaaggaagggaggaaagaaggaagggaggaaggaaggaaggagtgaaggaaggaaggaaggaaggaaggaaggaaggaaggaaggaaggaagggagggaggaaggaaaaaaggaaggaaggaagggaggaaagaaggaaggaaggaaggaaggaaggaaggaagggaagaaagaaggaagggaggaaagaaggaaggaaggaaggaaggaagggaggaaagaaggaaggaaggaaggaaggaaggaagggaggaaagaaggaagggaggaaggaaggaaggagtgaaggaaggaaggaaggaaggaaggaaggaaggaaggaaggaaggaaggaaggaaggaaggaaggaaggaaggaagggaggaaagaaggacggaaggaaggaaggaagggaggaaagaaggaaggaaggaaggaaggaaggaaggaagggagaaaagaaagaagggaggaaggaaggaaggaagggaggaaagaaggaagggaggaaggaaggaaggagggaaggaaggaaggaaggaaggaaggaaggaaggaaggaagaaaagaaggaaggaaggaagaaaagaaggaaggaaggaaggaaggaaggaaggaagggaggaaagaaggaagggaggaaggaaggaaggaaggaaggaaggaaggaaggaaggaaggaaggaaggaagggagggaggaaaaaaggaaggaaggaagggaggaaagaaggaaggaaggaaggaaggaaggaaggaaggaaggaaggaaggaaggaaggaaggaaggaaggaaggaaggaaggaaggaaggaaggaaggaaagaaggaaggaaggaaggaagggagaaaagaggaagggaagaagggagtaaagaaggaagggagggagaaggaaggagagaacaggaggaaagaaggaaggaagggaaaaaagaaggaaggaaagaagggagtaaagaaggaaggaagggagaaggaaggaaggaacggagaaggaaggaaggaaggaaggaaggaaggaaggaaagaggaaggaaggaaagaggaaggaaggaaagaggaagggaagaagggagtaaagaaggaaggaagggaagaaggaaggaaggaagggagaaggaaggaaggaagggagaaggaaggagagagcaggaggaaagaaggaacaggagaatgaggtgattttgacccaaagacagtagcAGGGTTAGTTCTGGGAGGCTTTCACCGCGACGTGAACACCCACACATCTGGAGTGGAGGTTTCACAGAAGAACTGGTATGAGGGAGTCTCATCGGCGTGTGTTCTCACCATGAAGCTGAGGTAAAACGTCTCTCCCTGGTGAGCAAAGTGCCAGAAGCACTCGTTTCCCGCGGCAGGAAGCACCACGGAGAAGTCGTACTGGTCGGCTCCCCAGAACAGCTGCTGGTCTGTGATGCTGAGGTCGGGGCTCGTCTGGGGCCCGCCGTGACCCAAACCCCAGAACAGGGACAACAGAAAACTACAGGGAACCCTGGACAACATGTCTCTCATCAATGGATGTCGCCGGGTCAGAGGAAGGCCACGTGGACAACTCAGAAATGATTAACTGGGGCAAACTGGGCCCTCCGTGGTGGGAAAGTGGGCAGCCTGTCCAGATGGAGCTACAGAGGTAATGCTGCTCCCTGCAGAACCGCTGCAACCACACAAACTCTAATACCAATCCTTCACTTCCTCTTACGGAGGCACAGAAGATATGGAAGAAAAAGTATGTTAAATCCTTGGAATGAACTgtgtttctgcattaatttgctTTAAAATGAGATCTGACCTTCATC includes the following:
- the tmed6 gene encoding transmembrane emp24 domain-containing protein 6; protein product: MRDMLSRVPCSFLLSLFWGLGHGGPQTSPDLSITDQQLFWGADQYDFSVVLPAAGNECFWHFAHQGETFYLSFMVQWVTGIGHDRHLSVTVNAPGGLLVSKVDDATDQINFEAKETGFYQMCFSNFHNRFSNMQVYLSFGVYYDVQTDASKGREEEKKKKEEVGKELNNTLSIIEETTQRVDRYVFHMFRYYTFGHMHRSADYFLLLNNSHYITWWSMALSLLIVTSGYLQLLFLRSLFSSTGPEEKPRC